The Malus domestica chromosome 10, GDT2T_hap1 genome contains a region encoding:
- the LOC139188732 gene encoding F-box/LRR-repeat protein At4g14096-like, translating into MVAAEFQLESYMSIYEVYVYETLFCFITLFVCGQGFAGARSPLVNIVERALRLRGPADIEVFDLSLPVKGDACRVNAWIPAHPFSGCPVLEELSLENCSWSNVNYRGNLLNEHFFYNSALPNEALIHLSYSGKKRRHIAYRFYKLLKGLSNVEDLIISNDAFEVVLNSAPELRSQMPFFNDSTTLVLEEPIDIGQKALLTMLQYCPCLETLVFLEGICQSSDRVEDDEVMEPLPPCFVSHLKTIEVGEFAGQQDEFGALKILVKNAMVLEKGGSSLLHELRRGTREEEGDHQTVN; encoded by the exons ATGGTTGCCGCTGAATTCCAGCTTGAATCGTACATGTCAATCTATGAAGTTTATGTTTATGAAACGCTCTTTTGTTTCATTACGCTTTTTGTTTGTGGTCAAG GGTTCGCTGGTGCAAGATCTCCTCTGGTCAATATTGTGGAAAGAGCACTTCGACTTCGTGGCCCTGCTGATATAGAAGTGTTCGATCTTTCACTTCCAGTGAAAGGTGATGCATGTCGTGTTAATGCATGGATCCCAGCC CATCCGTTTTCTGGTTGTCCGGTTCTTGAGGAATTATCTCTAGAAAATTGCAGTTGGTCGAATGTCAA TTACAGGGGCAACCTCCTGAATGAGCATTTCTTTTATAACTCAGCCTTACCTAATGAAGCTCTGATTCATCTCTCTTATTCTGGTAAGAAACGGAGACATATTGCTTACCGGTTCTACAAGCTCCTTAAGGGGCTCTCTAATGTGGAGGATTTAATCATCTCTAATGATGCCTTTGAG GTGGTTCTAAATAGTGCACCAGAACTTCGTTCTCAGATGCCCTTTTTCAATGATTCGACCACTTTGGTATTGGAAGAACCGATAGATATTGGTCAAAAAGCACTATTGACGATGCTCCAATACTGTCCTTGTCTTGAAACTCTGGTATTTCTTGAG GGGATCTGCCAGTCCTCGGatcgtgttgaagatgatgaggtGATGGAGCCACTGCCTCCATGTTTCGTGTCTCATCTTAAAACGATTGAAGTGGGTGAATTTGCTGGACAACAGGATGAGTTTGGCGCATTgaagattttggtgaagaatgcAATGGTCTTGGAGAAAGGTGGATCTAGTTTGCTCCACGAACTTCGAAGGGGGaccagagaagaagaaggagatcaCCAAACAGTTAACTGA
- the LOC103422460 gene encoding F-box/FBD/LRR-repeat protein At5g56420-like isoform X1: METSSVILSPKRQKLDGGEEMEGRRKKLFDLPDEILLAIISLLETKDAIRTSILSKRWEYLWTSIPKLEFRHQPSTPRSTMWNIVERALLLCGPADIKVFELNFPVLGDACRVKAWISAALRRNVQELYIYLHGLQGQFSLPHSLFTNTTLTVCELDIPFPIKVPSTACFSSLKNLSLRSVVFSDDSAQHLFSGCPVLEELYLKNCIWLNNKFVSICSPKLLTLFINESDMILPGGSEGCQIMIYEVSLQSFCYSGELQNEYCFYDSSSSKKAEIHLSYDSNKNLRHAGYRLYKLLRGLTSMEGLTFSSYNAFRVVVANAPELLSKMPMFNNLTTFVLEDAAFIDDKALLTMLQYFPHLETLIFVEGFGLSPEWVEDEGVLEPLPPCFLSHLKRIEVAEFNGDQYNELNAVRILLKNAKVLKKLDISWYFTAGAEQKAEITKQVFDFPRASGSCEVVLR; the protein is encoded by the exons ATGGAGACAAGTTCTGTAATACTAAGCCCGAAAAGGCAGAAGCTGGATGGTGGAGAAGAGAtggaaggaaggagaaagaaattaTTTGATTTGCCTGATGAGATTCTTCTAGCAATTATCTCCCTACTTGAAACAAAAGATGCAATCAGAACAAGCATTTTGTCTAAAAGATGGGAATACTTATGGACTTCAATTCCTAAGCTTGAATTTCGTCATCAGCCGTCTACTCCAAGATCTACCATGTGGAATATTGTGGAAAGAGCGCTTCTTCTTTGCGGCCCTGCTGATATAAAAGTGTTCGAACTTAATTTTCCAGTGCTAGGGGATGCATGTCGTGTTAAGGCCTGGATCTCTGCCGCATTAAGGCGCAATGTTCAGGAACTTTATATCTATCTCCATGGCCTCCAGGGACAATTTTCATTGCCTCATTCATTGTTTACTAATACAACACTGACGGTTTGTGAATTAGATATTCCTTTCCCAATCAAGGTTCCTTCTACCGCTTGTTTCTCAAGCCTAAAGAACTTGTCTCTTAGGTCCGTGGTGTTTTCTGATGACTCAGCGCAGCATCTGTTTTCTGGTTGTCCGGTCCTTGAGGAATTATATCTAAAAAATTGCATTTGGTTGAATAACAAGTTTGTGAGTATTTGTTCCCCCAAGCTTTTGACGTTGTTTATAAATGAAAGCGATATGATACTTCCTGGAGGTTCAGAAGGTTGTCAGATTATGATATACGAAGTTAGTCTCCAAAGCTTTTGTTACAGTGGCGAGCTCCAAAACGAGTATTGCTTTTATGATTCCTCCTCATCAAAAAAAGCGGAGATCCATCTTTCTTATGATTCTAATAAGAACCTGAGACATGCTGGTTACCGGTTGTATAAGCTCCTTAGAGGGCTCACCAGCATGGAGGGGCTAACTTTCTCCTCATATAATGCCTTTCGG GTTGTTGTAGCCAATGCACCAGAACTTCTTTCCAAGATGCCCATGTTCAATAATCTGACAACCTTTGTATTGGAAGACGCGGCATTTATTGATGACAAAGCACTATTGACGATGCTTCAGTACTTTCCTCATCTTGAAACACTGATATTTGTTGAG GGGTTTGGCCTGTCCCCGGAATGGGTAGAAGATGAGGGGGTGTTGGAGCCACTGCCTCCGTGTTTCTTGTCACATCTTAAGAGGATTGAAGTCGCTGAATTTAATGGAGATCAGTATAACGAGCTTAACGCAGTAAGGATTTTGCTAAAGAATGCAAAGGTCTTGAAGAAGCTGGATATATCTTGGTATTTTACGGCGGGGGCAGAGCAGAAAGCGGAGATCACCAAACAGGTATTTGATTTTCCGAGAGCATCAGGAAGCTGTGAAGTTGTGCTTCGTTGA
- the LOC139188433 gene encoding glucose-6-phosphate/phosphate translocator 2, chloroplastic, with protein sequence MQISSVKLRTPAFTSPEFLSRRCLIKSHSLSLPNFHNAQKTAPSSSSSSLKPLHISSGDCFALAGKTEKGSAVCNAYEADQSRPLEINIELPDQQEATQRLKIGLYFATWWALNVVFNIYNKKVLNVFPYPWLTSTLSLATGSLMMLVSWATRIAETPKTDLDFWKTLLPVAVAHTIGHVAATVSMAKVAVSFTHIIKSSEPAFSVLVSRFLLGETFPLPVYLSLFPIIGGCALAAVTELNFNMIGFMGAMISNLAFVFRNIFSKKGMKGKSVSGMNYYACLSMLSLLILIPFAIAVEGPKMWAAGWNTALAQIGPNFVWWVVAQSVFYHLYNQVSYMSLDQISPLTFSVGNTMKRISVIVASIIIFHTPIQPINALGAAIAILGTFLYSQGKQ encoded by the exons ATGCAGATCTCTTCAGTGAAGCTCAGAACTCCGGCTTTCACGTCGCCGGAGTTCTTGAGCCGGAGGTGCCTCATAAAGTCTCACTCTTTATCACTACCCAACTTCCACAATGCCCAAAAAACCgctccttcttcctcttcctcttccctcAAACCCCTTCACATATCTTCCGGGGATTGTTTCGCATTGGCGGGCAAAACCGAGAAGGGAAGCGCCGTCTGCAATGCCTACGAGGCGGACCAGTCACGGCCGCTGGAGATCAACATTGAGTTGCCGGACCAGCAGGAGGCGACCCAGAggctgaaaattggtttatattTTGCTACCTGGTGGGCACTTAATGTTGTGTTCAATATCTACAATAAGAAGGTTTTGAATGTGTTTCCATATCCATGGCTCACCTCCACGCTCTCCCTCGCAACCGGATCGCTCATGATGCTCGTTTCATGGGCCACCAGGATAGCCGAGACCCCAAAAACTGATCTAGATTTTTGGAAGACTCTGCTTCCG GTTGCGGTGGCACATACAATTGGGCATGTTGCGGCGACTGTGAGCATGGCGAAGGTGGCGGTTTCGTTCACTCACATCATCAAGAGTAGCGAGCCTGCATTCAGTGTATTGGTTTCGAGGTTCTTGTTAGGCGAAACGTTTCCTCTCCCAGTTTACCTCTCGCTCTTTCCGATCATTGGAGGATGCGCGCTCGCTGCTGTTACCGAGCTCAATTTCAACATGATTG GGTTCATGGGGGCTATGATATCGAACCTGGCATTCGTGTTCAGGAATATATTTTCGAAGAAAGGGATGAAGGGCAAGTCCGTTAGTGGGATGAACTACTATGCTTGTCTGTCTATGTTGTCTCTACTGATTCTGATTCCATTTGCCATCGCCGTGGAGGGACCCAAGATGTGGGCTGCTGGATGGAACACAGCTCTTGCGCAGATCGGTCCCAACTTCGTATG GTGGGTGGTGGCACAGAGTGTCTTCTATCACTTGTATAATCAGGTTTCATACATGTCACTAGATCAGATATCTCCCTTAACATTCAGCGTTGGGAACACAATGAAGCGGATATCCGTCATAGTCGCGTCCATCATCATCTTCCACACACCTATCCAACCCATCAACGCACTCGGAGCAGCCATTGCAATCCTTGGAACCTTCCTCTACTCACAA GGCAAGCAGTGA
- the LOC103422460 gene encoding F-box/LRR-repeat protein At3g26922-like isoform X2: METSSVILSPKRQKLDGGEEMEGRRKKLFDLPDEILLAIISLLETKDAIRTSILSKRWEYLWTSIPKLEFRHQPSTPRSTMWNIVERALLLCGPADIKVFELNFPVLGDACRVKAWISAALRRNVQELYIYLHGLQGQFSLPHSLFTNTTLTVCELDIPFPIKVPSTACFSSLKNLSLRSVVFSDDSAQHLFSGCPVLEELYLKNCIWLNNKFVSICSPKLLTLFINESDMILPGGSEGCQIMIYEVSLQSFCYSGELQNEYCFYDSSSSKKAEIHLSYDSNKNLRHAGYRLYKLLRGLTSMEGLTFSSYNAFRVVVANAPELLSKMPMFNNLTTFVLEDAAFIDDKALLTMLQYFPHLETLIFVEFDDTGVWPVPGMGRR, encoded by the exons ATGGAGACAAGTTCTGTAATACTAAGCCCGAAAAGGCAGAAGCTGGATGGTGGAGAAGAGAtggaaggaaggagaaagaaattaTTTGATTTGCCTGATGAGATTCTTCTAGCAATTATCTCCCTACTTGAAACAAAAGATGCAATCAGAACAAGCATTTTGTCTAAAAGATGGGAATACTTATGGACTTCAATTCCTAAGCTTGAATTTCGTCATCAGCCGTCTACTCCAAGATCTACCATGTGGAATATTGTGGAAAGAGCGCTTCTTCTTTGCGGCCCTGCTGATATAAAAGTGTTCGAACTTAATTTTCCAGTGCTAGGGGATGCATGTCGTGTTAAGGCCTGGATCTCTGCCGCATTAAGGCGCAATGTTCAGGAACTTTATATCTATCTCCATGGCCTCCAGGGACAATTTTCATTGCCTCATTCATTGTTTACTAATACAACACTGACGGTTTGTGAATTAGATATTCCTTTCCCAATCAAGGTTCCTTCTACCGCTTGTTTCTCAAGCCTAAAGAACTTGTCTCTTAGGTCCGTGGTGTTTTCTGATGACTCAGCGCAGCATCTGTTTTCTGGTTGTCCGGTCCTTGAGGAATTATATCTAAAAAATTGCATTTGGTTGAATAACAAGTTTGTGAGTATTTGTTCCCCCAAGCTTTTGACGTTGTTTATAAATGAAAGCGATATGATACTTCCTGGAGGTTCAGAAGGTTGTCAGATTATGATATACGAAGTTAGTCTCCAAAGCTTTTGTTACAGTGGCGAGCTCCAAAACGAGTATTGCTTTTATGATTCCTCCTCATCAAAAAAAGCGGAGATCCATCTTTCTTATGATTCTAATAAGAACCTGAGACATGCTGGTTACCGGTTGTATAAGCTCCTTAGAGGGCTCACCAGCATGGAGGGGCTAACTTTCTCCTCATATAATGCCTTTCGG GTTGTTGTAGCCAATGCACCAGAACTTCTTTCCAAGATGCCCATGTTCAATAATCTGACAACCTTTGTATTGGAAGACGCGGCATTTATTGATGACAAAGCACTATTGACGATGCTTCAGTACTTTCCTCATCTTGAAACACTGATATTTGTTGAG TTTGATGATACAGGGGTTTGGCCTGTCCCCGGAATGGGTAGAAGATGA